Proteins co-encoded in one Jeotgalibacillus malaysiensis genomic window:
- a CDS encoding membrane protein, producing MTQQVQETPKGWIRGRSTFVTDLAPMQKPFVILGIVAALALFAVILYTTDIVQGVLFLIGIALGLTLLYARFGFTSAFRRLMSVGNAQGIQAHMVMLAVASTLFAFILSSGFSFTGTAPTGYVSPVGISVLFGAFIFGIGMQLGSGCASGTLYSVGGGSSSMILTLLSFIAGSVLGAYHFTFWMEETWAAEPFSLAESTNLGFFGAWAVQMGLFAAIYFGLKFIAAKKNPPAMKPLPTTTGFKKIFRGSWPLLTAAIILAVLNALTLTVRGTPWGITSAFALWGSKFLELFGVDVASWGYWQANAEQLQNPILADSTSVMNFGIILGAFIAASATGAFKPGKIKPGIAGASIIGGLLMGYGARLAFGCNIGAYFGGIASFSLHGWVWAVMAMLGTGLALFIRPFFGLKNPKPKDSIC from the coding sequence ATGACACAACAGGTTCAGGAAACACCAAAAGGCTGGATCCGCGGGCGTTCTACTTTCGTCACTGATCTTGCCCCAATGCAAAAGCCCTTTGTCATACTTGGTATTGTAGCCGCTCTTGCACTTTTTGCTGTCATTCTATATACAACTGATATCGTTCAGGGCGTGCTATTTCTGATCGGGATTGCACTTGGACTGACATTACTTTATGCAAGATTCGGCTTTACTTCTGCTTTTAGACGATTAATGTCTGTCGGGAATGCACAGGGTATTCAGGCTCACATGGTGATGCTTGCTGTTGCATCTACATTATTTGCATTTATCTTAAGCAGCGGTTTCAGCTTTACCGGCACCGCTCCTACAGGCTATGTATCTCCAGTTGGTATCAGCGTGCTATTTGGCGCATTCATCTTTGGAATCGGGATGCAGCTTGGAAGCGGATGTGCATCAGGTACGCTGTATTCTGTCGGCGGTGGCTCTTCATCTATGATTCTGACGCTTTTAAGCTTTATTGCCGGTTCAGTACTTGGCGCTTACCACTTTACTTTCTGGATGGAAGAAACCTGGGCTGCCGAGCCTTTTTCACTGGCTGAATCTACTAATCTTGGATTCTTCGGTGCGTGGGCTGTACAGATGGGACTCTTTGCAGCAATTTACTTCGGACTGAAGTTCATTGCAGCGAAGAAAAATCCTCCTGCGATGAAGCCGTTACCGACAACAACAGGCTTTAAGAAGATCTTCCGCGGGTCATGGCCTCTCCTTACAGCTGCCATTATTCTGGCTGTACTGAATGCACTTACGCTGACTGTAAGAGGCACTCCGTGGGGCATCACTTCAGCTTTTGCACTGTGGGGTTCTAAGTTTCTGGAGCTCTTTGGTGTAGACGTGGCTTCATGGGGTTACTGGCAGGCAAATGCTGAGCAGCTCCAGAACCCGATTCTTGCAGATTCAACAAGCGTTATGAACTTTGGTATTATCCTTGGCGCATTTATTGCCGCTTCTGCAACCGGTGCATTCAAGCCAGGAAAAATTAAACCCGGTATCGCCGGCGCTTCAATTATCGGCGGACTGCTGATGGGTTATGGTGCAAGACTTGCATTTGGCTGTAATATCGGCGCATACTTCGGCGGCATTGCATCATTCAGTCTACACGGCTGGGTATGGGCTGTTATGGCGATGCTTGGTACAGGACTTGCGTTATTTATCAGACCTTTCTTTGGACTTAAGAATCCAAAACCAAA
- a CDS encoding PadR family transcriptional regulator, with the protein MSHTQMMKGILDGCLLAIIRGKEVYGYEMAERLSEYGFGEVSEGTIYPLLMRMQREGLVTSVKKASTAGPKRKYYSLTDKGHNELEAFLERWKRLEKSVNEAIRQETKEGSEGSA; encoded by the coding sequence ATGTCACATACACAAATGATGAAAGGGATCCTTGATGGCTGTCTGCTCGCCATTATCCGAGGGAAAGAAGTATATGGATATGAAATGGCGGAGCGGCTGAGTGAATATGGATTTGGTGAAGTAAGTGAAGGGACGATCTATCCACTTTTAATGAGAATGCAGCGTGAAGGACTGGTCACTTCAGTTAAGAAGGCATCTACTGCCGGTCCGAAAAGAAAGTATTATTCACTCACTGATAAAGGTCACAATGAGCTTGAAGCATTCCTTGAAAGATGGAAAAGGTTAGAGAAAAGTGTAAATGAAGCAATCAGACAGGAGACAAAAGAGGGGAGTGAAGGCAGTGCCTGA
- a CDS encoding histidine kinase: MNELNTVKFHNFDEAADSILKMMAGMLDINTLFIAKNDQQVNEIVKVVNQDKELLQPGEQLPFKDTYCKVSVDHGNEPLFIPDITDHESTKRLAVTQNLGSGSFVGIPIYFADGKNYGTICGLDTKPFNLTDEEIELLETMSSLLSYVLELDGAHKQIDNLSVPIVPVTAGVAILPIIGTINEIRVGRIIELTLNRSQELGLDHLIIDLSGIIYVDDLVIGSLLKIVNLLSLLGVHAVLTGIRPETAMQANQSQIDTTKFDVETNLEGALMKLGFQLEKK, encoded by the coding sequence ATGAATGAGCTTAATACAGTAAAATTCCACAACTTTGATGAAGCCGCTGACTCCATTTTAAAAATGATGGCAGGTATGCTTGATATCAATACATTATTTATTGCTAAAAACGATCAGCAGGTCAATGAAATTGTAAAAGTGGTTAATCAGGATAAAGAATTACTGCAGCCTGGAGAACAGCTTCCATTTAAAGATACATATTGCAAAGTCAGTGTTGATCATGGAAATGAACCACTTTTCATTCCTGACATTACTGATCACGAGAGTACAAAAAGGCTTGCCGTTACACAAAATCTTGGCAGTGGCAGCTTTGTCGGGATTCCAATTTATTTTGCAGACGGGAAAAATTACGGTACGATCTGCGGACTTGATACAAAGCCATTTAATCTGACTGATGAAGAGATAGAACTGCTTGAGACGATGAGCTCTTTACTGTCATATGTGCTGGAGCTTGACGGTGCACATAAACAGATTGATAATTTATCCGTCCCGATTGTACCTGTTACAGCAGGCGTGGCTATTTTACCGATTATCGGAACGATTAATGAAATCAGAGTCGGCAGAATTATCGAACTGACATTGAACAGAAGTCAGGAACTTGGGCTTGATCATCTGATTATTGATCTTTCAGGCATTATTTATGTCGATGACCTTGTGATCGGATCTCTTCTTAAGATCGTTAATCTGCTTAGTCTGCTCGGTGTTCACGCTGTGCTGACGGGAATCCGTCCTGAAACGGCTATGCAGGCGAATCAGTCACAGATCGATACTACGAAATTTGACGTTGAAACAAATCTTGAGGGCGCATTAATGAAGCTTGGTTTTCAATTAGAGAAAAAATAA